In Janthinobacterium rivuli, a single genomic region encodes these proteins:
- a CDS encoding T6SS phospholipase effector Tle1-like catalytic domain-containing protein, with protein MSNPTIRRLSDVTKSERLARGIYRKELEKCAKESDCRKPVWISCFFDGTGNNFKKDGNGSLASSKVKYSNIAKLGKFAHTAEDEKNKTYAIYAPGVGTPFPEVQDSGDGIDGALGMASAAKGQARISWMLKEFKMRVDKHMPHVNQINVAVFGFSRGAAQARAFVRQLAGQCYQQGDGLIWTKSGGFIQPRLVIYFLGIFDTVASVGFGGSRLESDLKYYLGPVWGGVMYLADEGGHAEWAADLRIPPYVRFCEHYVAAHEVREKFPSDSIRIDQATDSNCRETLYPGAHSDVGGGYDDMNQEGRSNELSRIPLCNMYLSAYAAGVPFKSPEEVLQDYGSLFNISSELQGCFDTYMKHVSADKRLEKQVISHMNNYYHWRWGRTERQRAARKEREAIIAKGQSVMYATPDKYMTTTDSEWERDVQNIAEKKTGFFRSATEPLEDAIYDAWKGKLRKSMSVAERTLFDKFFDRYVHDSVAGFKNQMTDASIGFVEASRWSRNRQYFMGKRGKKYLYWRYEGSKPELGGVKEAMLVPKEASAGGDTAIA; from the coding sequence ATGAGCAATCCAACGATACGCCGGCTTAGCGACGTCACGAAGAGTGAGCGGCTTGCGCGAGGAATTTATCGCAAGGAACTGGAGAAATGTGCGAAGGAGTCGGATTGCCGAAAGCCCGTCTGGATCAGTTGTTTTTTTGACGGCACTGGAAATAATTTCAAAAAAGATGGCAATGGCTCGCTGGCTTCGTCGAAGGTAAAGTACAGCAATATTGCGAAATTGGGAAAATTTGCGCATACGGCCGAAGATGAAAAAAACAAGACCTACGCGATATATGCGCCAGGGGTCGGCACGCCGTTTCCAGAGGTTCAGGATAGTGGTGATGGAATCGATGGGGCGCTCGGCATGGCATCTGCTGCAAAAGGGCAGGCCCGGATCAGCTGGATGCTGAAGGAGTTCAAGATGCGGGTGGACAAACACATGCCGCATGTAAATCAAATCAATGTTGCGGTGTTTGGCTTCAGTCGGGGGGCAGCCCAGGCACGGGCCTTTGTGCGTCAGTTGGCTGGACAATGTTATCAGCAAGGAGATGGACTGATCTGGACCAAAAGTGGCGGATTTATTCAGCCGCGTCTGGTGATCTACTTCCTCGGCATTTTTGATACCGTGGCCTCGGTGGGGTTTGGCGGCAGTCGCCTTGAGTCCGATCTCAAATATTACCTGGGGCCTGTGTGGGGGGGCGTGATGTATTTGGCGGACGAGGGCGGCCATGCGGAATGGGCCGCCGATCTGCGTATTCCACCATACGTGCGCTTCTGCGAACATTATGTCGCAGCGCATGAAGTACGGGAGAAATTCCCATCCGATTCTATTCGAATCGATCAGGCCACTGACTCAAACTGCCGGGAAACCCTTTATCCCGGGGCCCACTCCGACGTGGGCGGCGGGTATGACGACATGAATCAGGAAGGACGCTCAAACGAGTTGTCGCGCATTCCGCTGTGCAATATGTATCTGTCGGCATATGCGGCGGGGGTGCCGTTCAAGTCTCCCGAAGAGGTTCTTCAGGATTATGGCTCGCTGTTTAACATCAGCAGCGAATTGCAGGGATGCTTCGACACCTACATGAAGCACGTCAGCGCAGACAAGCGGCTCGAGAAACAAGTCATCAGCCACATGAACAATTACTATCATTGGCGCTGGGGGCGCACGGAACGCCAGCGCGCGGCGCGCAAAGAACGCGAAGCCATCATCGCAAAGGGGCAGTCCGTCATGTATGCCACGCCGGATAAATACATGACCACGACGGACAGCGAATGGGAACGCGACGTGCAGAACATCGCAGAAAAGAAGACAGGTTTTTTTCGTAGTGCCACGGAACCGCTGGAAGACGCGATCTACGATGCCTGGAAAGGCAAGCTCCGAAAGTCGATGTCGGTTGCGGAGCGGACTTTATTTGACAAATTCTTCGATCGTTATGTGCATGATTCTGTTGCGGGATTCAAGAATCAGATGACTGACGCCAGTATCGGCTTTGTTGA
- a CDS encoding DUF4123 domain-containing protein, giving the protein MRENDGGTPACGLQLLALLDRPALDKGESLYSLIDGAKLDGVARIRLPGDHSVELYSLLGELAEPDALYAGPILLRHMQREKCPLLAKLLCTAGSAHFMSLIVSGQPLQQLLERLTWLTEVVHDDGTEWIMRYYDPLILPHWLDVLETAQRKIALAGITGWLYKDVRGVPQIVHGEKNEAPAPPGSECMLLTQHQYLELMHRAAPYMLMKQMESDDPQALDGLPPDQRYDFFFEQLGRAQAYGLSSPTDLKSYCMLSLMLGADFHLAPLAAIALQAEGTAQSFSDRILAWTPGQWAALEEVSASNMNAIPT; this is encoded by the coding sequence ATGCGCGAAAACGATGGCGGGACCCCCGCGTGTGGTTTGCAGTTGCTTGCGCTGCTCGATCGTCCTGCTCTCGACAAGGGGGAGTCCCTCTACAGCTTGATTGATGGTGCCAAGTTGGATGGTGTGGCCCGTATCCGCTTGCCTGGCGATCACAGCGTTGAGTTGTATTCCCTGTTGGGTGAATTGGCTGAGCCGGACGCCCTGTACGCTGGCCCGATATTGTTGCGGCATATGCAGCGCGAGAAATGTCCCTTGCTCGCCAAATTGCTGTGCACTGCCGGCAGCGCCCATTTTATGTCGCTGATTGTTTCTGGCCAGCCCCTGCAGCAATTGTTAGAACGGCTGACCTGGTTGACAGAGGTGGTGCACGATGACGGTACCGAGTGGATCATGCGCTACTACGATCCGCTTATCCTGCCGCACTGGCTGGACGTGCTGGAAACGGCGCAGCGCAAGATTGCACTCGCAGGCATCACGGGCTGGTTGTACAAGGACGTGCGTGGGGTGCCACAAATTGTACATGGCGAGAAAAATGAGGCGCCTGCCCCGCCTGGCAGTGAATGCATGCTTTTGACGCAACATCAGTATCTCGAACTGATGCATAGAGCAGCGCCGTACATGCTGATGAAGCAAATGGAGAGCGATGATCCGCAGGCGCTCGATGGTTTGCCTCCGGATCAGCGCTACGACTTTTTTTTTGAACAACTGGGCAGGGCGCAGGCATATGGATTAAGTTCGCCCACAGACTTGAAAAGTTACTGCATGTTGTCGCTCATGTTAGGTGCCGATTTTCATCTGGCGCCACTCGCCGCCATCGCTTTGCAGGCCGAAGGAACGGCGCAGTCTTTCAGTGACCGGATCCTGGCCTGGACTCCTGGGCAATGGGCTGCGCTCGAAGAAGTTTCCGCTTCCAATATGAATGCGATCCCGACATGA